From Nomascus leucogenys isolate Asia chromosome 15, Asia_NLE_v1, whole genome shotgun sequence, a single genomic window includes:
- the CHRNA10 gene encoding neuronal acetylcholine receptor subunit alpha-10 isoform X2 → MPARRRVLTYGCCSEPYPDVTFTLLLRRRAAAYVCNLLLPCVLISLLAPLAFHLPADSGEKVSLGVTVLLALTVFQLLLAESMPPAESVPLIGKYYMATMTMVTFSTALTILIMNLHYCGPSARPVPAWARALLLGHLARGLCVRERGEPCGQSRPPELSPSPQSPEGGAGPPSGPCHELRCLCRQEALLHHVATIANTFRSHRAAQRCHEDWKRLARVMDRFFLGIFFSMALVMSLLVLVQAL, encoded by the exons ATGCCGGCGCGGCGGCGCGTGCTCACCTACGGCTGCTGCTCCGAGCCCTACCCCGACGTCACCTTCACGCTGCTGCTGCGCCGCCGCGCCGCCGCCTACGTGTGCAACCTGCTGCTGCCCTGCGTGCTCATCTCGCTGCTTGCGCCGCTCGCCTTCCACCTGCCCGCCGACTCAGGCGAGAAGGTGTCGCTGGGCGTCACCGTGCTGCTGGCGCTCACCGTCTTCCAGCTGCTGCTGGCCGAGAGCATGCCGCCGGCCGAGAGCGTGCCGCTGATCG ggaAGTACTACATGGCCACTATGACCATGGTCACATTCTCAACAGCACTCACCATCCTTATCATGAACCTGCATTACTGTGGTCCCAGTGCCCGCCCAGTGCCAGCCTGGGCTAGGGCCCTCCTGCTGGGACACCTGGCACGGGGCCTGTGCGTGCGGGAAAGAGGGGAGCCCTGTGGGCAGTCCAGGCCACCTGAGTTATCTCCTAGCCCCCAGTCTCCTGAAGGAGGGGCTGGCCCCCCATCGGGCCCTTGCCACGAGCTACGATGTCTGTGCCGCCAGGAAGCCCTACTGCACCACGTAGCCACCATTGCCAATACCTTCCGCAGCCACCGAGCTGCCCAGCGCTGCCATGAGGACTGGAAGCGCCTGGCCCGTGTGATGGACCGCTTCTTCCTGGGCATCTTCTTCTCCATGGCCCTGGTCATGAGCCTCCTGGTGCTGGTGCAGGCCCTGTGA